From the Musa acuminata AAA Group cultivar baxijiao chromosome BXJ1-2, Cavendish_Baxijiao_AAA, whole genome shotgun sequence genome, one window contains:
- the LOC103976156 gene encoding serine/threonine-protein kinase-like protein At3g51990 — translation MGYLSCHADSSIATCRSISSSDVTSRNPHRKKKNSNLPKSLAPPHDVCNDAGGEAHDFSHPDICHFTYGELESATANFSDGALLGRGSHGAVYKAVLRSGRQVAVKRPSRRPRLLSSPPPSPAAAPARDEVENEIEILSGIRSPRLVNLIGYTPSDDRRERLLVVEFMPNGTLYDLLHSNPRPPGWARRLRLALQTAKALLTLHSAQPPVIHRDVKSANVLIDQDSNARLADFGLALRDDDDDAADGKFPSSARSTPPAGTLGYLDPSYVTPESLSTKTDVFSFGILLLEIMSGRKAIDVAHSPPSVVEWAVPLLRKGKVSTLFDPRIAPPKNPLARKQLASVAASCVRSLKEMRPSMDEVVGQLKVLRKTVPSRAWNGLSVGNPCSVVDVERTLTKLNSSSTNQNHNLCSDSRIHGEEEPIATRHEEMPVHVRKLPSTVKGSRSLSSSRRGSTNLLNLMAQPNGELKGESAVDGNSNVGPAMGRAKALRLLHDFYERDATWQSRRKAKDSLKSLWRVDEKDDVDEKAHG, via the coding sequence ATGGGCTACCTCTCCTGTCATGCTGATTCCTCCATCGCTACCTGCCGCTCTATCTCCTCGTCCGATGTAACCTCCCGAAACCCCCACAGAAAGAAGAAGAACAGCAACCTCCCCAAATCGTTGGCTCCACCGCATGATGTCTGCAACGACGCAGGCGGCGAAGCCCACGACTTCTCCCACCCCGATATTTGTCATTTCACCTATGGAGAGCTCGAATCGGCCACGGCCAACTTCTCGGACGGCGCCCTCCTCGGCCGCGGCAGCCACGGTGCGGTCTACAAGGCGGTCCTCCGCAGCGGCCGCCAGGTCGCGGTCAAGCGCCCCTCCCGCCGCCCCCGCCTTCTTTCCTCCCCCCCGCCATCCCCGGCCGCCGCGCCCGCTCGCGACGAGGTCGAGAACGAGATCGAGATCCTCTCCGGCATCCGCAGCCCTCGCCTCGTCAATCTCATCGGCTACACCCCCTCCGACGATCGGAGAGAGCGGCTCCTGGTGGTGGAGTTCATGCCCAACGGCACGCTCTACGACCTCCTCCACTCCAACCCACGCCCGCCCGGCTGGGCTCGCCGCCTCCGCCTCGCCCTCCAGACCGCCAAAGCCCTTCTCACCCTCCACTCCGCGCAGCCGCCCGTCATCCATCGCGACGTCAAGTCGGCCAATGTGCTGATCGACCAAGACTCCAACGCCCGGCTCGCCGATTTCGGTCTCGCCCtccgcgacgacgacgacgacgccgcCGACGGCAAATTCCCCTCATCCGCCCGCTCCACCCCTCCCGCAGGCACGCTTGGCTACCTCGACCCCTCTTACGTCACGCCCGAGAGCCTGAGCACCAAGACCGACGTCTTCAGCTTCGGGATCCTGCTTCTCGAGATCATGAGCGGCCGGAAGGCGATCGACGTCGCCCACTCCCCGCCATCGGTCGTGGAGTGGGCCGTTCCCCTGTTGCGAAAAGGCAAGGTCTCGACGCTGTTCGATCCGAGGATCGCCCCGCCCAAGAACCCACTGGCAAGGAAGCAGCTCGCGTCGGTCGCTGCCAGCTGCGTGCGGTCCCTCAAGGAGATGCGGCCTTCCATGGACGAGGTGGTGGGGCAGCTCAAGGTGTTGAGGAAGACAGTGCCTTCTAGGGCTTGGAACGGGCTCTCGGTCGGCAACCCATGCTCGGTAGTGGACGTAGAGAGGACCCTGACGAAGCTGAACTCTAGCAGTACCAATCAAAACCACAATTTGTGTTCAGATTCGAGGATTCAtggggaggaggagccaattgcaaCCAGGCATGAAGAAATGCCCGTCCATGTCAGGAAGCTGCCTTCGACTGTGAAGGGATCCCGTTCTTTGTCGAGCTCAAGGAGGGGAAGTacaaatctgttgaatctcatggCTCAACCTAATGGAGAGCTGAAAGGGGAATCGGCAGTAGATGGGAACAGTAACGTTGGTCCGGCGATGGGCAGGGCGAAGGCTCTGCGTCTCCTCCATGATTTCTATGAAAGAGATGCGACTTGGCAGTCGAGGAGGAAGGCTAAGGACTCGCTGAAATCATTATGGAGGGTCGATGAGAAAGATGATGTGGACGAGAAAGCTCATGGCTGA
- the LOC135598979 gene encoding uncharacterized protein LOC135598979, with the protein MTELKKLSEARDLMRIERIGAHSHIRGLGLDAGLEARAVSEGMVGQCAARKSAGLILNLIKEGKIAGRAILLAGQPGTGKTAVAMGLAKSLGPETPFATVFASEIFSLEMSKTEALTQAFRKAIGVRIKEEAEIIEGEVVEISIDRPAAGAGSSAGQSSSKTGKLTLKTTDMETVYELGGKMIEALGKEKVQNGDVIALDRASGKVTKLGRSITRSRDYDATGPSTKFVRCPEGELQKRKEVVHCVTLHEIDVINSRTQGFLALFTGDTGEIRAEVREQIDSKVSEWKEEGKAEIIPGVLFIDEVHMLDIECFSFLNRALENEMAPILVIATNRGITTIRGTNYRSPHGIPADFLDRLLIITTQPYTEEEIGKIIEIRCGEEEVELSKDAKLLLTKIGVETSLRYAIHLITVAALACQKRKGKTVEMEDISRVYQLFLDVKRSTQYLMEYQNQYMFNEVPKAGDEDETMQS; encoded by the exons ATGACGGAGCTCAAGAAGCTATCGGAGGCGCGGGACCTGATGCGGATCGAGCGCATCGGGGCACACTCCCACATCCGGGGGCTCGGCCTCGACGCGGGGCTCGAGGCCCGTGCCGTGTCGGAGGGGATGGTGGGACAGTGCGCCGCCCGCAAGTCTGCTGGGCTCATACTTAACCTCATCAAGGAGGGCAAGATCGCCGGCCGTGCCATCCTCCTCGCTGGCCAGCCTGGCACCGGGAAGACCGCCGTCGCCATGGGCCTCGCTAAGTCCCTTGGTCCTGAGACCCCCTTCGCCACCGTCTTCGCGTCCGAGATCTTCTCCCTCGAGATGTCCAAGACCGAGGCCCTCACCCAGGCCTTCCGCAAGGCCATCGGCGTCCGCATCAAGGAGGAGGCGGAGATCATCGAGGGCGAGGTCGTCGAGATCTCCATCGACCGCCCTGCGGCCGGCGCTGGGTCGTCGGCGGGTCAGTCCTCTTCCAAAACTGGTAAACTGACCCTTAAGACGACCGATATGGAGACGGTCTATGAGCTCGGAGGGAAGATGATAGAAGCGCTGGGCAAGGAGAAGGTGCAGAATGGGGATGTGATAGCGCTGGATAGGGCATCTGGGAAGGTCACAAAGCTTGGGCGGTCGATCACGCGCTCGAGGGACTATGATGCCACCGGCCCGAGCACCAAGTTCGTGAGGTGTCCAGAGGGAGAGTTGCAGAAGAGGAAGGAGGTGGTGCATTGTGTCACCCTTCATGAGATCGATGTTATCAATAGCAG GACGCAGGGTTTTCTTGCACTTTTTACTGGTGACACTGGCGAAATCCGAGCCGAAGTCAGAGAACAGATTGATTCAAAGGTTTCAGAGTGGAAAGAGGAAGGGAAGGCCGAAATCATACCAGGAGTCCTGTTCATCGATGAGGTCCATATGCTAGACATCGAGTGCTTCTCCTTTCTCAACCGTGCCTTGGAGAATGAGATGGCCCCAATACTGGTTATCGCAACAAATCGTGGGATCACGACTATTCGCGGAACTAACTACCGATCGCCTCATGGAATCCCAGCCGATTTCTTAGACCGCCTCCTCATTATAACCACTCAGCCATATACAGAGGAAGAAATCGGCAAGATTATCGAGATCAGGTGCGGAGAAGAAGAGGTGGAGTTGTCCAAGGACGCAAAGCTCTTGCTGACAAAGATTGGGGTGGAGACGTCGTTGAGGTACGCCATCCACCTGATCACAGTGGCTGCACTGGCTTGTCAGAAGCGGAAGGGAAAGACAGTCGAGATGGAAGACATAAGCAGGGTGTATCAGTTGTTTCTGGATGTGAAGAGATCAACTCAGTATCTAATGGAATATCAGAACCAGTACATGTTTAATGAAGTGCCCAAGGCGGGCGACGAAGATGAAACTATGCAGTCTTGA
- the LOC135598985 gene encoding alpha carbonic anhydrase 1, chloroplastic-like, which translates to MAAGRATLALGVASLLLVAYASAHDFVRFGYRGAIGPDKWGSLCPEYELCSKGKHQSPINIVKDDVVYDPTLEPLQRDYAATNATLVDNGFNIALRYDSGVGHVIVGGKNYTLIQMHWHSPSEHTIDGERFPVELHLVHSSDDGNITVVAILYRFGHPDPFLSQIKNKVAELAKEVCAGDEEAHVPVGIVQTRAMKRHSRKYFRYVGSLSTPPCTENVIWNILGKVREMTAEQLAELKAPLHEEYYNNSRPTQPLNGRTVLLYDESKAS; encoded by the exons ATGGCTGCAGGAAGAGCAACCCTAGCACTGGGGGTAGCTTCTCTTCTACTTGTGGCCTATGCTAGCGCGCATG ATTTTGTAAGGTTTGGGTACAGGGGAGCAATTGGGCCTGACAAGTGGGGTAGCTTATGCCCTGAGTATGAACTGTGCTCAAAAGGAAAGCATCAGTCTCCAATCAATATTGTGAAAGATGATGTGGTCTATGATCCGACGCTCGAACCTCTTCAGAGGGATTATGCTGCCACAAATGCTACCCTCGTCGACAATGGCTTCAACATTGCG CTTCGGTATGACAGTGGTGTAGGGCATGTGATTGTGGGTGGAAAGAACTACACCTTGATACAAATGCATTGGCATTCACCTTCTGAGCACACAATTGATGGAGAGCG ATTCCCTGTGGAGCTCCATCTTGTTCACAGTAGTGATGACGGCAACATCACAGTTGTAGCAATCCTGTATCGATTCGGCCATCCTGATCCTTTCCTCTCCCAG ATAAAGAACAAGGTTGCTGAACTGGCCAAGGAAGTCTGCGCTGGTGATGAAGAGGCACATGTTCCAGTCGGAATTGTGCAAACGAGGGCCATGAAACGCCACTCTCGCAAGTACTTTAGATATGTTGGATCGCTTTCCACACCTCCATGCACTGAGAATGTCATTTGGAACATCCTCGGCAAG GTGAGGGAGATGACCGCGGAACAATTAGCTGAACTCAAGGCGCCTTTGCACGAGGAGTACTACAACAACTCAAGGCCAACACAGCCATTGAATGGGAGGACGGTGCTGCTCTACGACGAGTCTAAGGCCAGTTAA
- the LOC135598990 gene encoding probable serine/threonine-protein kinase PBL7, whose amino-acid sequence MGCFPCFESPEEEDKKKRSEVGGGGDAKAEASAGVRFDKSKSRNVSDSKKEASAPKEENAGLIASRTFTFHELAAATRNFRQDCLLGEGGFGRVYKGMLDDGQVVAVKQLDLNGLQGNREFLVEVLMLCLLHHSNLVNLVGYCADGDQRLLVYEFMPLGSLQDHLHDIPPYKEPLDWNTRMKIAAGAAKGLEYLHDKADPPVIYRDFKSSNILLGEGYHPKLSDFGLAKLGPVGDKTHVSTRVMGTYGYCAPEYAMTGQLTVKSDVYSFGVVFLELITGRKAIDVTRPAGEQNVVLWARPLFKDRRKFPKMVDPLLQGCYPIRGLYQALAVAAMCLQEQAATRPLIGEVVTALSYLASQSYDPNATAVQNAGICSSTQRVREDKRLLGGRFVDEHVVNSPHHDSSDFRQRHQEEEVCTRVDVGRARGSLKNLSNGLVREGVVTESKVWGKNLTEKEDRSAWY is encoded by the exons ATGGGTTGTTTCCCGTGTTTCGAATCGCCCGAGGAGGAGGACAAGAAGAAGAGGAGTGAGGTGGGAGGAGGAGGGGATGCGAAGGCGGAGGCTTCGGCTGGGGTCCGTTTTG ACAAATCAAAATCCAGAAACGTCTCAGACTCTAAGAAGGAAGCATCGGCTCCAAAAGAAGAAAATGCTGGACTTATTGCATCACGTACTTTCACCTTCCATGAGCTTGCTGCAGCCACCAGGAATTTTAGACAAGATTGCCTTCTGGGTGAAGGTGGTTTTGGCCGTGTATACAAAGGAATGTTGGATGATGGACAG GTTGTCGCTGTTAAACAACTCGACCTAAATGGACTTCAAGGAAACAGAGAGTTTCTAGTGGAGGTCCTTATGCTATGCCTGTTGCATCACTCTAATCTTGTCAATTTGGTTGGTTATTGTGCTGATGGCGATCAACGCCTCCTTGTCTATGAGTTTATGCCATTGGGATCATTACAGGATCATTTGCATG ACATACCACCTTATAAGGAACCCCTGGACTGGAATACTAGAATGAAAATAGCAGCTGGTGCAGCCAAAGGCTTGGAATACCTGCATGATAAGGCGGACCCTCCAGTTATTTATCGAGATTTTAAGTCATCTAATATACTTCTTGGTGAAGGATATCATCCGAAGTTATCAGACTTTGGCCTTGCAAAACTTGGTCCCGTTGGCGACAAGACTCATGTCTCGACGAGGGTGATGGGCACATATGGTTACTGTGCTCCTGAGTATGCTATGACCGGGCAGCTAACAGTAAAATCCGACGTTTATAGTTTTGGTGTTGTCTTTCTTGAGCTGATTACTGGACGGAAAGCCATCGATGTTACCCGACCTGCAGGAGAACAGAATGTAGTCTTATGG GCTCGTCCATTGTTTAAAGACCGACGAAAGTTCCCTAAAATGGTTGACCCCTTGCTTCAAGGCTGTTATCCAATAAGAGGTCTATATCAAGCTCTAGCTGTTGCAGCAATGTGCTTACAAGAACAAGCAGCAACTCGACCCCTCATAGGTGAAGTTGTGACGGCACTTTCATATTTAGCATCACAATCCTATGACCCAAATGCAACTGCAGTTCAAAATGCCGGGATCTGTTCATCGACCCAACGGGTTAGGGAGGACAAAAGACTCCTTGGAGGCAGGTTTGTTGATGAACATGTTGTGAATTCACCACATCATGACTCTTCCGACTTCAGGCAAAGGCATCAAGAGGAGGAAGTATGCACGAGGGTAGATGTAGGCAGAGCCCGAGGCTCACTGAAAAACCTCAGTAATGGTCTTGTTAGAGAGGGAGTTGTCACTGAATCCAAAGTCTGGGGCAAGAATTTGACAGAGAAAGAGGACAGAAGTGCCTGGTACTAA
- the LOC135598991 gene encoding uncharacterized protein LOC135598991 — MGWLADSLDSIRTLQIRHVLTQIVSLGMIVTSALIIWKGLMCVTGSESPVVVVLSGSMEPGFKRGDILFLHMSKDPIRAGEIVVFNVDGREIPIVHRVIKVHERQDTGEVDILTKGDNNFGDDRLLYAHGQLWLQRHHIMGRAVGFLPYVGWVTIIMTEKPIIKYLLIGALGLLVITSKE; from the exons ATGGGTTGGCTTGCGGACAGCTTGGATTCCATCCGTACTCTTCAGATCAGGCACGTCCTCACCCAGATCGTCAGCCTCG GTATGATCGTGACATCGGCTCTCATCATATGGAAAGGATTGATGTGTGTGACTGGAAGTGAATCTCCCGTCGTGGTCGTTCTCTCCGGAAGCATGGAACCCGGATTCAAGAGG GGTGATATTCTCTTTCTTCACATGAGTAAGGATCCTATTCGAGCTGGAGAAATAGTTGTATTCAATGTTGAC GGACGTGAAATTCCAATTGTTCATCGTGTAATCAAG GTTCATGAGCGGCAGGATACTGGAGAAGTCGATATTCTTACAAAAG GGGATAATAATTTTGGTGATGATAGGCTTCTCTATGCCCATGGTCAGCTCTGGCTCCAGCGTCATCACATCATGGGCCGTGCTGTAGG GTTTCTACCATATGTTGGTTGGGTTACAATTATCATGACTGAGAAACCAATTATTAAG